In Malaclemys terrapin pileata isolate rMalTer1 chromosome 11, rMalTer1.hap1, whole genome shotgun sequence, a single genomic region encodes these proteins:
- the CD28 gene encoding T-cell-specific surface glycoprotein CD28 has translation MIFWILAALSFIQAAELTENKILVEQPPRITASDENATLACKYAYNGTGNEFRASLNKGADRAVEVCSVSWNGSFHNNHSNKDFNCLVAVDSHKKEVNFSLWKLNTDQTDIYFCKIEVMFPPPYISNDKSNGTVIHVKEMVRQPPPFQSPFWALMVTLGFLAFYSVLITVVFVICWWKNKKNRILTSDYMNMTPRHPPGPKNKHYQPYAPTRIHTEYRSWEP, from the exons aaaacaAGATTTTAGTGGAACAGCCACCTCGAATCACGGCATCTGATGAAAATGCTACCTTGGCTTGCAAATATGCCTATAATGGAACTGGGAATGAATTCAGAGCATCACTGAATAAAGGAGCAGACAGAGCAGTTGAAGTCTGCTCTGTTTCCTGGAATGGTTCCTTCCATAACAATCATTCAAATAAAGATTTCAATTGCCTTGTTGCAGTTGATAGCCATAAAAAGGAAGTGAATTTCAGTCTTTGGAAGCTGAATACTGACCAAACAGATATTTACTTCTGCAAAATTGAGGTCATGTTTCCACCTCCTTACATCTCCAACGACAAGAGCAATGGGACTGTCATTCATGTGAAAG AGATGGTCCGCCAACCACCACCATTTCAATCACCCTTTTGGGCTCTGATGGTGACTCTTGGATTTCTGGCTTTCTACAGTGTGCTAATAACTGTGGTGTTTGTTATCTGCTGG TGGAAAAACAAGAAGAACAGAATCTTGACGAGTGACTACATGAACATGACGCCACGCCATCCTCCTGGCCCAAAGAACAAGCATTACCAACCCTACGCACCAACTCGGATACACACGGAATACCGCTCTTGGGAACCATGA